One Myxococcaceae bacterium JPH2 genomic window, CCATTCCGAACTCAGCCGCTACGCGGCGTTCCCCATCTCACCGTTCCGCCTGCTCATCGCGTCCACCGTTTCGAGCCTCTTCGAGCCGCGCGCGCTCGTGTTCTACGCGCCCCTCACGGGAGCGGCGTTGGGCTACGCGTCGGTGTACCGGCTGGCGGCGCCCTGGCTCGCGGTGGTGCTGTACGTGCTCTTCGCGCTCTTGTGCGCGGCGTGGAGCCGCGTGGGCCTCTACGCCGTCATCAACGTGCTGCGCGAGAAGCACAGCGCGGAGATCATGGGCGGCGGACTGGTGGCCTTCCTCGTGGGCGCGTCGTTCATCCCGCCCATCGACACGTCGTGGCTGACCGCGGTGGGCGAGGCCGGCGTCAGCGCGCTGGACATGACGCTCATCATCAACGCGGCGGTGGCGCTCGGGCGCGTGCCCCCTGGCTTCTTCGGAGATGGGCTGGGTCAGCTCGCCTGGGGACGCCCCGGCGTGGCGCTCATCGAGGCGGGCGGCCTGCTCTTCTTCACCGTGCTTGGCATGGCCGTGGCCTACGCGCTGCTCATGCGCTTCCACAAGCAGGCGGGCCGCGCGGGCCCTCAGCTCAAGGAGTCGCAGGACCGCGATCCGTTCTCACGCACGCGCACGCGCTACGACACGTTGGTGGCGCGCGAGGTGCTGGACCTGTGGCGCAACCCGCGCGCGCGGCTGCTGGCCTCGGTGCCGTTCATCCTCGGCATCCTGCTCAAGCTCCTGTCTGGCCGAGACCTCTTCGTGTACCTGCTGGGCCGGAGCGCGGATGCGTGGGTGATGGGCGGCCTGTGCATCTACGGCGCGGTGGTCATCGCCTCCACGTTCTCGCAGAACACCTTCGCGTATGACGGGCAGGGCTTCGCCGCGTTCCTGGCCGCGCCGCTCGAGCTCGCGGACGTGCTGCGCGCGAAGAACCGCGTGCAGGGCCTGGCCGCCGTGCTGATGGCGGTGCTGGTGGGCATCTTCTACCGGCTGTACTTCGGGTTCGGCACGCCGGTGGACTTCCTGTGCGCCATGGGCGCGGTGGTGGCGGTGGTGCCCGTGCTCTTGGCCGCGGGCAACTTCCTGTCGCTGTACTTCCCGGTGAAGTTCCACGCGAACCTCAAGCGGCGCGACAAGGTCCCGCTCACCGCGTCGATGCTCGGCATCCTCGCGGCGAGCCTCGGCTGCATGCCCTTCGGCTGGGCGCTGCGGTTGGCGGGCAAGGCGGGCCCCACCTGGCAGTCGTGGGTGATGATCGTGCTGTGCGCCGGCCTCTACGGAATGCTGTACCGCGCGGTGCTTCCCTGGGCCATGCGCCTGCTCGACCTGCGGAGGGAGATTGTCCTGCGCGCGGTGACCCGAGAGTAGCCACCGCGCACAGGAGACACTCAGTAGGCCACGCCGAACTTGCTGGCCTGCTTCTTCACGCTGTCCATGACGTTGGTGTCGAAGGCGTCCTTCTTGGTCGACGCGTTGCGAGTGAGCCACGCGTCGCGGTCAGCAGACAGCTTCGCGGCCTTCTCCTCCAGGGTCTTCCGCTCGGCGCCGAGCTGCTTCACCTTCGCGGCCTGGGCCTCCTTCGTCATGCCCTGAAGCTCCATGGGCACCTCGTCGTCGCGCAGCGTCGCCAGCTCCGTGGGCTTCTCCACCAGGTCCACCGCGCCTCCCACCGCCACGGGAGCACTGCTCACGGCGGCGGGCGCCGCGCCTGAACTCGCGCCGCGGGACTTCTTCATGAAGCTGATGCGCTCCGCCGCCGCCTCCGGGGCAAGCTCCTTCATGGCGTCCGCGCGAGCGCGGTTCGCGACCTGGGCCTCGTGCTTGCCGGCGTACAGCGTCTTGGTGGCCAGCTCGGCGCTCACCTTGGACAACTCCGCGTCATACGGGGTCGCCACGGCCACCATGCCTCCGGACTGCGCGATGGTGTCGAACGTGCCATCGGTCAGCTTGGCCACGTAGCGCCAGGACTCCTCGGTGGAGGGGTCCTCACCGCAGCGGACGGTGTTCACCACGATGTGCCGCTCGCGGGCCGCTCCCGCCCACTTCTTGAAGTTCCACGCGTCGTGCCGGTCGGCCGGCGGCGCGTCTCCCACCAGGAAGATGACCTTCATCACCTCACGCTGCTGGCTCCACTTCAGGAGCGACACCGCCTCGCCGAGGCCGCGGCCCACGTGCTCGGGAGTGTCGCCGCCGCCATCCGCATCCAGCTTGCGCAGCTGCGCGAACACCGAGTCGAGGTCATCGGTCAGGTCGAACCGCTTCGTCACATAGGCATCGCCCACGTCGCGGTACGCCACCAGCGCCACCTTGAGGCGCGGCGTGGGCTTTCCCTCGGAGATGCGGGACGCGATGGAGAAGATCTTCTGCTTGGCGCCCTCCAGCAGTCCGCCCATCGAGCCCGTCGTATCCAGCACGAACGCGACCTCGATTTCAGGCCGAGGTGCCTGGGCCTGCCGGGAGTCCATCTGCGACACCTCGGGCTTCGGCTTCGGGTCCGCGATGGGCGCGCGCGACTCCGGCGGAGGAGGCGCGGCCTGCGCGAGGAGGGGAACAGCGGACAGGGCGGTGGCGAGCGCGGCCGTCCACGCGGCGCGCGAGAAGGACTTCAGGTTCATGGGGCGTTCTCCAGCAGGCGGGCGCCCGGAAACGGCCCTGCTCGGGCGCCTCCCCCTGGAACGGGCGAGCCCGCCAGAAGGTCTACGCCTCATGCGAGATACTTTCCGCGCGCCCCCGAGATGTTCCGGGGCGCACGGCCCTGCAACGAGTGCTTGCCGCACCGCGATGCGCGGCCCATGCTGACACCGCTCCAACCCCCAGGAGGCTCAGCCATGCCGAACCCCTTCCGGCGCCTCGTCGTCCTCACCGCCATGCTCGTCACGGGGATGGGATGCGGTAGCGGACCGTACTATCGACTCGACTGGAGTCTGCCCGACACGGTGACGCTCGTGCCCGGTGAGTCCACGACGATTCCCGTGTCTGTGCGGCGCGTGGCCAGCGTGCAAGGCGAGACGCACATCACGCTCCAGAACGCCCCCGCCGGTGTGACGCTCGCCCCCGACGTCACCATCCCCGAGGGACAGGACTCGGTCTCCGCGACGCCCACGCTCTCCGTCGCCACGGGCACGGGCGCGAGCCTCCAGAACGTCAGCCAGATGCTGCTCGTGGCCGAGGACCCCGCCAACGACTTCGCCTCGGGCAGCCGCATCTACCTGTCCGTGCTGGCCCCGCCCGCGCCGCAGCCGGAGTTCTCGGTCTCGGTGGAGCCGCGACAGGTGGACTTCGCCCCCGGCCAGCGCAAGGAGGTGACCATCACCGTCACGCGCGCGGCGGGCTTCACGGGGCCGCTCACCGTGTCGCTCGACACGCCGGTCAAGCGCATCACGTTGGATCCGCTCACCTTCTCACCGGACCAGACGAGCGCGACCATTTCCGTGCGCGTGGAGCCCGGCGTCAGCCCCATCCCGGTGCCCACCCGGCTCGTCGTCACCTCCGAGACGGGCGCGAAGGCCACCACCGGAATGACGTTCAACGTCCGCCAGGTGAACTGACGACGCGAGGCCCGTGAGCACTTCGCTCACGGGCCCCGTCGTGTGACCTCACGCGAGGTCGAACAGCAACGCCTCCATGGGCGTCTCGGCGATGAGCGTCAGCGCCTGCTCCTCCGACACCGCCACGCCGTCCCCTTCCTTCACGCGGACGCCGTTGAACGTCCCCGAGCCACGCGCCACCTGCAGCCAGGCGTGACGGCCCGGCGCGAGCGTGAAGCGGGCCTCCTCACCCTTCCCGAGCAACGTGCCGTAGAGCGCCACGTCCTGGTGCACCGTCACCGAGCCCTCGCGCCCGTCTGGCGCGGCCAGGAGGCGGAAGCGTCCCTGTCGCTCCTCGGGCGCGAAGCGCTTCTGCTCATAGCTGGGCTCCAGCCCCGGACGCTCCGGGAGGATCCAGATCTGCAGCAGGCGCAGGGGCTCGTCGGACGCGTTCTGCTCGCTGTGCCGCACGCCCGTCCCCGCCGTCATGCGCTGCACCTCGCCCGGACCGATGACACCGTGCGTGCCCATGCTGTCGCGGTGCTCCACCTTGCCGTCGAGCACGTAGGTGATGATCTCCATGTCCCGGTGCGGATGCGTCCCGAAGCCCCGGCGCGGCGCCACCCAGTCGTCGTTGATGACGCGCAGCGAGCGGAAGCCCATGAAGTTCGGGTCGTGGTAGTCCGCGAAGGAAAACGTGTGGTGCGTGTCCAACCAGCCATGGTCAGCGTGGCCTCGGGACTCAGCGGTTCGCAGGTAGAGCATCTCCAACTCCTTCTTTCTTGTTGCAACTCAGATGCATGAAGCCGCCGGACGATTCGTGCGGGAGGCGACCCGCCGAGCGCTCAAGCCGCCTTGTCGGATGCGGCGGCGTGCGCGGGCACCGCCTGCACATCCAGGGAGATGTCCACGCGCTCCCCCACGAGCACGCCGCCGGTCTCCATTGCCTGGTTCCAGGTCAGGCCAAACGCCTTGCGGTCCAGGTGCGTGCTCGCCTGGAAGGCGAAGCGCTCGGTGCCGAAGGGATCCTTCACGCGCCCGAGCAGCTCCGCGTCCAGCACCACCTCGCGCGTGACATCCCGAACGGTGAGCTCGCCCACGACGCGATAGCGCGCGGCGCCCGCCGCTTCGACCCGCGTGCTGCGGAAGATGAGCTTGGGGAACGCGGCCACATCGAAGAAGTCTTGCGAGCGCAGGTGGTTGTCCCGCGCCTCCACGCCCGTGTCGATGCTCGCCGCGTCCAGCTTCACCTCCACCGATGCGCGCGTGAGGTCGTCCCCGTTCAACACCAGCTTCCCGGCGAAGCGCGTGAAGCGGCCGTGCACCTTGGCCACCACCATGTGCCGCACCGTGAAGCCCACCGTCGTGTGTGTCGTGTCGAGCTGCCAGGTCTAGATGGCCATGGGCCCTCCTCGGATTCCGTGTTCGCGACTGAGCCCCCAGAGCAACCGCCGGGCCATGCGTAACCTGCTGGAATCACGTCACCGCAGGATGAGGCCCGGTCGAATTCATCTCATTTCGATAGCATTCCCCTGTCGTTTGGAGAGAGGTCGGGCGATAGGCCCGTCGCTCGCTCTCGGGCGTCAGCCGGGCGGTACCGGCGGCGTCGGCGCGGCGCTACGTTGAGGAGAGCCATGAACATCGACCCAACCAGACGGCAGGCCGCGCGCGCGGCGCTCGCGCTCGACGACGAGGCGCTGCTGAAGGCCTGCGAGGTGGACTACTTCATCGCCTCGGGCCCGGGCGGGCAGCACCGCAACACCACGGCCAGCGGCGTGCGGCTCACGCACGCGCCCACGGAACTCTCCGTCACCGCCACCGAGCGGCGTAGCCAATCGCAGAACAAGGACACCGCCGTGCGACGCCTGCGCGAGGGCCTCCAGGCGCTCACCTTCGTGCCCAAGGTCCGCAAGGCCACCCGACCCACCGCGGGCTCCAAACGACGCCGGCTGGATGCCAAGCGTCGCACCTCGGAGAAGAAATCCGCACGAGGTGGAAAGGACGGATGGTGAGGCGCGGACACGCGGATTCACTCCGCGTGACGACCCGTCGCAGCAAGGGTTCGTAAACTTTGCGACCCCGCAGAGATTGCGTACCGCACCCGCTTGCGCGCCCTCCGCGCGAGCTGTCGCGCCCGCGAAGAATGACAAGGGTTTGTCATCACGGCGCGCAGGGCACGGTGCGTGCAGCCTTGGGCGCCACCCATGGCCCCCCTCCATTCCGTCTCCTCTCCTTGCACGCTCCGTCACGCGCACGCGCGGTCGGTGTCGCCGCGAGCGTGGCGCTGGGCTCCGCTCTGCCTGGCCCTGCTGGCTCCTCTCGCGTGGGCAGAACCCACTGAGTTCACCCAGGCCGCCGCGACGGCAGAGGTCGCCTCCGGAACGGTCCGCGTGCAGAAGGACCACGACGTGGCCCTCACGGTGCGCGGCGCCGAGCGCGTGCAGGTCAGCGCGCCGGAGACCGCACAGGCCGGCATCACCGAGCCGGATCAAATCGGCATCAACGGCCTGAGCCCGGGCACGACGACGGTGCTCGTGTGGCGCAAGGGAGTGCGTCCGCTGCGGATGACCGTCGAGGTGACGCGGTGAGGGCTGCGGACACTCGCGGCATGACGCTGCTGGAGATGGTCATCGTCGTCGCCATCATCGCGGTGCTGGCCGCGGGCTCCTACGCCACGGTCGAGGGGATGGGCGCGCGCAGCGGTCCCACGCGCGCCTCCAACGACCTGACCAGCGCGCTCTCCGACGCACGCGCCCGAGCCGTGGCGCGCACCGAGGATGTCTGGGTCATCATCTATCCGGACATTGATCCGCAGGGCACGAGCGGCGCGGGCTCCGGGGCCTGGTTCATGGTGGAGGACCGGCAGATGACCTTCGGCTCCGCCACCGCCGCGCCGGGCGAGCTGCGCTTCTCCAGCTTCCTTCCGCCCAACACCATCCAGCCCGCCGTGAGTCAGGGCCGGCTGGTGGAGGCCAACTATCTGGACAAGTACACGCGTCGCAGCGCGCGGTTCGGCGTCGCGGGCGGCCTCGCGTTCGACGGCATCTTCGCCTCGCTCCCCGCTTCGCCGTGCAGCTTCTGCAGCGGCTCGCCTCGTCGAGGCGCCATCGTCTTCCGGCCCGATGGCTCGGCGCGCTTCGTGGATGGAGCAGGCGCCGCCGTCGCGCCCACCGGCACGGGCGCCGCGGGCCGGGCGGCCTCGCTGGGCATCGTCGCCGCGGATAGCTCGAGCGAGTTCCTCTTCGCCATCTCCGGCCCGGTTGGATTCATCGAAACGAGGTACCGCTGATGAAACCCGCGTCCTCCTTCCTCCGACGCTCGACGGCCCGCCGCGGCGTCACCCTCATCGAGGGACTGGCGGCCTCCGCCATCCTCGCGCTGGGAATCTCCGGCGTGTTCGGCGGGCTCGTGCTCGCCAGCCAGCAGAACACGAGCGCGGGGCGTCTCTCGCAAGCCAGCGCCGTGGCCCAGCAGGTCCGCGCCGGGCTGCAGACCCAGGGCCGGGCCCGACTGCTCGCCAGCACCGGGCCGCTGCATTCGTCGCGATGCAGCGCGGTCGCCGCCGTGCGTGAACTCGCGGATGGCCTCGACACACTCGCGGGCGCCTGTGTCATCGACCTGGACGCCTTCGAGGACGCCGCGCCCGTGGTGAGTGACCTCGTCCCCAGCTACGCCCCGGAGGAGCGTGAACTCTACCGGCGGGTGCTCGTGTGGACCCCGGCGACGGAGATCGACACGGTGGCCGTGGTGGTGTCGTTCCGTGGCGGTGGCTCGCGGCGCTTCGTGAAGCAGTTCGTGGCCCTCTACAACCCAGCGGTGAACGGCGCGGGGGTGGAGCTGTGAGCCGGACCTCTCGTCGCGCGGGCTTCACGCTCGTCGAAATCCTCGTGGGCATCACGGTCAGCTCGGTGGTGCTGCTCGCGGTGGCCGCCACCGTCATCGCGGTCAACAACGTCTTCAATGGCCACAGCGTCTCCAAGCAAGCGGTGGAGAACGGGCGCGTGGCCATGGACTACGTCGAGCGCACGGTGCGACTCGCGGGCTACGGGTTGGATCCGTCGCTCGCGTTCGACTTCAGCACCGCGACCATTCCCGGCGCGACCAAGGACAACTACACCGAGGCGCCGGCGGGGCCAGTCCCCTGGGGTACCTTCGTCACGGACGACCTGGCCTTCCGCTACCGGGATCCGTCGTACCTGCGCCGCGGACGCCTGGGCAGCGGTGGCCCGCCCTTCACCCTCACGCTGGACGCGGCCACGCACTTCGATGAGTCGTTCCGCGCGGGTCAGGCGTTGATGCTGGCCTGCCCGGGCGGCGCGATGAACTTCCTGGCCCGCCTGGACGCGGACGTGGCCGCGACCGCCAACACCGCCACGTTGACCGCGGCCATCGCGGGGCAGACGCCGCCCGCGTGCCTTGGGTCATCGGGCGGTGAGGCCCCCTTCGTCATGCTCGTGCACGAGCGGCGCCTGCGCATCCTCCCCTTCGGCGGCAGGCCCTACCTCGTCGTGCAGCACGGCTGGCAGGCGGATGCGGACTCGGATCCGCTCGCCGTGGACGTGGAGTCCTTCCAGGTCAGCTACGTCATGAACCGTCCGCCTTCGGACTCGACGTGCTGCGCCGCGCAGCCGGCACCGGATGCCACCGGCAACTGGGTGTTCGGCGATGCAACGGGCGCCGATGCGCTGCCTCGTCCCACCGACTCGGCGCCCACGTACGACACGCCCTACGACAGCGCGACGCGCTTCAACGGCAACCCCGCCAACATCCGCGCCATTCGCGTGGGCCTGACCGTGCGCTCGTCGCGACTGATGCCCACGCGAACGCTGAGCGCGGCACGCCTGCTGGGCAATTCGCCCGCGGCGGGCGTGCCGGATTCGTACTTCCGCACCACGCTCGAGTCTTCCGTACGAGTGCCCAACATGACCTCGCGCGCCTTCTTCATCCCCGCGCTCCGCAACTCCGAAAACCCCCAGGACCGCAAAAACCTCTGGGGAGGATGATGGCCATGCACCGACGACTTTCCTCCCGCCGGGGCAGCGCCCTGGCCTTCACCCTCATCGCCATCGCCGTGCTGCTGCTGCTCGTCGTGGGCGCCATCGCCTTCACGGGCCGCAACCAGTCCGCCGCCATGGCCAAGGCCCGAGGCGACCGCACGAGCGCATGCTCGGAGACAGCGCGGCGCTATCTGCTGTCGCGGCTGCGCGTCTTCGGCTCGCCCATCCCCATCACGGAGCTCAAGCTGGAGCAGGTGCTCCCAGATGACGCGACGGCCTCGGAGCGCAGCACACTGCGCACCGGTCACATTGGAGCCGTGGGCAGCATCGCCACGGCCACGGACATCCCCTCGGGCACTGTCAGCAGCTCCTCCACCCAGGTCAGCGACGCAGCCAATACGCTGCGCGCGGGCCCGCTCGGCGGCGCCTACTACCGCGTGGTCGTCATGTGCGACGAGCCCGGCGGACGTCAGGCCGAGACTGAGTTCCTCTTCCGATTCGGGCTGTAACCCCCTTCGCCTTCCACCGGAGCCACCATGAAGGTTCTCCTGTCTGCCCTCTCGGCGCTGGCGGTCATCCTGCTCGCGCCCCCCGCGCACGCGCTCGACCCCGCGGCGTGCACCCTCCAGTCCACGTCTCGCCTGGACGGCCTGCTCAACCCCGCGCGAGGAAGCGATGAACGCTTCTTCACCGCGCCCAGCGGCCCGCCCAACATCCTCATCATCCTGGACACGTCCGGCTCGATGGCTCAGTGGCCCATCGCCTGGAAGAACGACGACACGTACACGTACAACAAGTCGTCCGGAGGCACCGACCCCGGCTGCCGCCAGGAGAACATCAACGCGCTCAACTACGACGCGAGCGTGACGTATCCACGCATGTGGACGGCGCTGAACACCAAGACGTCCAACTGGTTCGAGCCCACCAGCTTCTACCGCTTCGACGGCACTGGCAGCGCGGGGCAGGTCAGCTTCGGGATGAACAACAATCCCATGCGCTTCGACCTGCCGCCCACCGGCACGACCATCAACACCAACATCGACTCGGCGTGCAACGATGTCACGGGCAACACCGCCAGCGCGCTGTCCGCGTGCCGCGCGTGCCTCCAGACGCGCGGGTACTTCCAGTACAAGACGGACCGCCGCCTGGCCACGGGCAACTTCCTCAACTTCTACTCGCCGCGCGGCCACTCGGCCGTCAACGTCATCTCCCAGGTCATCAACGATTCGCCCAACGCGCGCTTCGGCATCATGACCTTCTCCGCCGGCAGCGGCGCCACGGGCACGGTGAAGTGGTCGGGCTGGGACGTGGTGCGCTTCGCGCCCTTCGGTCCGTCGTGCACGGACTCCACCAGTCTGGTGGCGCGCACGTCCTACCGGGGCAACCTGCTCACCAAGATGAACGCGGGCCTGCGGTTCAACACCGCCACGCCGCTCACGCAGGTGCTCTGGGGCGCCAGCTACTACATGCGCTCCAGCGCAAGCGGCACGGATCCGTTCCCGGGCTGGTTCTCGAGCTACCCGGCGGACACGGGCTTCAATGACTCGAGCCCCGCGGGACAGTCCTCCATCTGCTTCACGTGCGGCTTCAACTCCATCATCCTCCTGACGGACGGCGAGCCCAACGAGCCGAGCGACGACTCCGCGCAGCCCCCCTCGACCATCCGCGACCTGGATGTGCCGTGCGTGAACTGCTCGGCGGCGGCCCAGGGCGACAAGAGCGGCGGCGACAAGAGCCACATCCACCGCATCGCCAAGTGGATGGCCACCCACGACATGCGCCCAGAGCTGGACGGCGTGCAGCCCGTCGCCACGTACACCGTCGGCTTCGCGCTGACGAACACGCAGGCCCTCAACCTGCTGCGCACTACGGCGCAGGCCGGCACCGGCAAGTTCTACGCG contains:
- a CDS encoding VWA domain-containing protein, whose protein sequence is MNLKSFSRAAWTAALATALSAVPLLAQAAPPPPESRAPIADPKPKPEVSQMDSRQAQAPRPEIEVAFVLDTTGSMGGLLEGAKQKIFSIASRISEGKPTPRLKVALVAYRDVGDAYVTKRFDLTDDLDSVFAQLRKLDADGGGDTPEHVGRGLGEAVSLLKWSQQREVMKVIFLVGDAPPADRHDAWNFKKWAGAARERHIVVNTVRCGEDPSTEESWRYVAKLTDGTFDTIAQSGGMVAVATPYDAELSKVSAELATKTLYAGKHEAQVANRARADAMKELAPEAAAERISFMKKSRGASSGAAPAAVSSAPVAVGGAVDLVEKPTELATLRDDEVPMELQGMTKEAQAAKVKQLGAERKTLEEKAAKLSADRDAWLTRNASTKKDAFDTNVMDSVKKQASKFGVAY
- a CDS encoding pirin family protein, producing MLYLRTAESRGHADHGWLDTHHTFSFADYHDPNFMGFRSLRVINDDWVAPRRGFGTHPHRDMEIITYVLDGKVEHRDSMGTHGVIGPGEVQRMTAGTGVRHSEQNASDEPLRLLQIWILPERPGLEPSYEQKRFAPEERQGRFRLLAAPDGREGSVTVHQDVALYGTLLGKGEEARFTLAPGRHAWLQVARGSGTFNGVRVKEGDGVAVSEEQALTLIAETPMEALLFDLA
- a CDS encoding peptide chain release factor-like protein; translation: MNIDPTRRQAARAALALDDEALLKACEVDYFIASGPGGQHRNTTASGVRLTHAPTELSVTATERRSQSQNKDTAVRRLREGLQALTFVPKVRKATRPTAGSKRRRLDAKRRTSEKKSARGGKDGW
- a CDS encoding pilus assembly protein N-terminal domain-containing protein codes for the protein MSPRAWRWAPLCLALLAPLAWAEPTEFTQAAATAEVASGTVRVQKDHDVALTVRGAERVQVSAPETAQAGITEPDQIGINGLSPGTTTVLVWRKGVRPLRMTVEVTR
- a CDS encoding prepilin-type N-terminal cleavage/methylation domain-containing protein → MRAADTRGMTLLEMVIVVAIIAVLAAGSYATVEGMGARSGPTRASNDLTSALSDARARAVARTEDVWVIIYPDIDPQGTSGAGSGAWFMVEDRQMTFGSATAAPGELRFSSFLPPNTIQPAVSQGRLVEANYLDKYTRRSARFGVAGGLAFDGIFASLPASPCSFCSGSPRRGAIVFRPDGSARFVDGAGAAVAPTGTGAAGRAASLGIVAADSSSEFLFAISGPVGFIETRYR
- a CDS encoding type II secretion system protein, encoding MKPASSFLRRSTARRGVTLIEGLAASAILALGISGVFGGLVLASQQNTSAGRLSQASAVAQQVRAGLQTQGRARLLASTGPLHSSRCSAVAAVRELADGLDTLAGACVIDLDAFEDAAPVVSDLVPSYAPEERELYRRVLVWTPATEIDTVAVVVSFRGGGSRRFVKQFVALYNPAVNGAGVEL
- a CDS encoding PilW family protein, with the protein product MSRTSRRAGFTLVEILVGITVSSVVLLAVAATVIAVNNVFNGHSVSKQAVENGRVAMDYVERTVRLAGYGLDPSLAFDFSTATIPGATKDNYTEAPAGPVPWGTFVTDDLAFRYRDPSYLRRGRLGSGGPPFTLTLDAATHFDESFRAGQALMLACPGGAMNFLARLDADVAATANTATLTAAIAGQTPPACLGSSGGEAPFVMLVHERRLRILPFGGRPYLVVQHGWQADADSDPLAVDVESFQVSYVMNRPPSDSTCCAAQPAPDATGNWVFGDATGADALPRPTDSAPTYDTPYDSATRFNGNPANIRAIRVGLTVRSSRLMPTRTLSAARLLGNSPAAGVPDSYFRTTLESSVRVPNMTSRAFFIPALRNSENPQDRKNLWGG